DNA sequence from the Oceanipulchritudo coccoides genome:
AAAAAGTCAAGTTCGCGGCCTGCCTCGGGTCCACCGAATGCGGAACGATCACCATGAATTGCCTCTCCAAATGTTATGAACACGGGAAGGGTCCCATTCCTGTCGGAAAGCCTTTCAAGTCATTGAATGCACGCATTCTACGGGCTGACGGGTCAGAAGCGGAAACTCTCGAGGAAGGACAGCTTGTCGTGGAAAGTGACTACATTTTCCGAGGTTATCTGAACGCCCCTGAATTGAACCAGTCTGTCCTCTCCTTCAGGAAAGATGGAAAGGCCCTGTACAAGACCGGCGACTATGGTTTCATCGATACAGATGGAGTGTTCCATAATGCGGGTCGACGCGATTCACGGGTCAAAGTAAACGGTAACCTTGTTGAACTGGCGGAGATTGAATCGGTTCTCATGAACTCCGGCCTGGTCGATGAAGTGGCTGTGGTCCATCGGCCCCTTCGCGCGGAAGATTCCAATTTCCAACTTGTGGGGTTTTACCGGTCGCGCCAAACCGATCAGCTTGAGACCCGTCTGGGGGCGCATATTCTCGAGCGGCTTCCGCGGATCATGCTTCCCGCACGGTGGGTGCCCCTCACCGTTTTTCCCGAGACTTCAACCGGCAAGACCGATCGTCGGGCCCTTGCCGAAATGGAACTGCCCAGCCCAAAAAAACATGAAGGCGATTGCCGCTAAGGTTTCAGAGTTCATCACCCTTGCCCGGGACGGCAGCAGACATCATCAGAGATTGTTTCTGGTTATCCTGTTTGAGATTATCTGGCTCCGTTGTCGCTACAGGCTCATGCTGAAGGAAATTCGTTTATACGGATTGCTGGCGCGGGATCCGGGTCCCCTTTCCCTCCACAAGGATTTTTCTGCTCGGAAAACAATTGCCTGGATGAACCGGGTCAACCCGCCAGAACACCGCTCATTGGTGGACATAAAGCCTCGTTTTTATGCGCGCTGCCGCGAGCTGGGCATTTGTGTTCCTGAGATATATGCAACCGGGCAACCGGATCCCGACTTGCTATCGCGACTGCCCAACCGCTTTTTTGCCAAGCCGGCCTATGGAGCCGGTGGGGATGGGGCGTCAGCCTTCGTGCGGGATGGAACTCACTTCCATTCTTGGGATGGCCGAAAATTCGGGGACAATGAACTACTTGGCCACTTAAAGGAACTTGCCCGGGGACGAGAGCTGATTTTCCAGCAATGGATCCAGACGCATCCCAAGCTGACTGTACTTTCCGAGACGGCACTTATCACCTGTAGAATCGTGACATGGTGGCCGAATGCTCATGCAATTGAGCCCGATATCCTTCTCGCCTACCTGCGTATTCCCGCCAAAAACACCATTGTTGATAACACAGGTTATGCTGAGAATGGTCAGGAAATGCTCGAACTGGATACGAAGACCGGGATGCCCCAAGCCACGTGGACGGTCCACTCAAGCGGATTCGGGATTGTTGGCTCGGACCATGTCTGTGGCGAAAGGAAAATTCCTCTCAAGGCATTGAACCTTCCCGACTGGGGGGCCACCTTGGAACTGGTGACCAACCTAGCACGGACCTTCAAAAACCTTTCGACGCTCGGATGGGATATTGGTATGAGCGAGAATGGCCCGATTGCCATTGAAGGAAATACTGCCTGGGGCACCCCCCTGTATCCGTCAGGTCTTCATGCAATTGCAAAGGCCATGAGATCCTGATTGCCTTAACCTTGAGCAGGCTCTTAGCATGCCGAAAATGACGCCTCATCCCGCCAATCCAGATTTGCCCCCTTTGAATCTACTCAGCGTGGTTCTCCCCGCCCGGGATGAATCGGGTTGCATAGAGGCAACACTGCGTCACCTCCACTTGGATCTGAGCCTGCAAAAAATCCCGCACGAGATTATTCCCGTGGACGATGGATCCACGGACACGACTTGGGAAATCCTGCAGGGACTCAGCAATGAGATCCCTGAGATCAAACCTGTACAGAACAAGGGGGATAACGGATTCGGAAGGGCTATCCGATTAGGACTTGAACGGATGGCTGGAGATGCAGCCGTCATCATGATGGCGGATGAATCCGACGATGTCCGCGATGTGGCGATCTACTGGAACAAATTGAACGAGGGATACGATTGCGTATTTGGTTCACGCTTCATCAAGGGCGGTGGGACAATTGATTATCCGATGGTCAAATATTTCTTCAACCGCTTGGCCAACTTCTTTATCCGGCACCTTTTCCACATCCGCCTGAATGATACCACCAATGCGTTCAAGGCCTACCGCAGGAAAGTCATCGAGGGAATTCAACCGCTGATCTCACCGCATTTCAACCTTACCGTGGAAATTCCCTTGAAGGCGATTGTCCGTGGATACACCTGGACAGTCATTCCCATTACCTGGCGCAATCGGCGCACTGGCGTCGCCAAATTGAAAATCAAGGAGATGGGAAGCCGCTACTTCTTCATCATCATGTATGTCTGGCTTGAAAAGTATTTCAGCCGCGGGGATTACCTCAAAAAAGGCAATTAATGGACCGTTCGCAGTGGACAGCAGGGGTTGCGCCTCAACCTCCAGCGATCTGCATTCAGTAATACTTTAGAAGTCAATCAGGACTTGATCATCTTCCTTCGGCACGGTCACGTCCCAACGGAATTGCTTCTTAATGTGTCCTGCCATGGCCTTGCTGGCCTCCGGTTCACCATGGACAAGAAAGATTTGTTCCGGATCCTTGTTGAAGCCCATCATCCAAGCTAGCATCTCGTTGTAGTCGGCATGCCCGGAAAAGCCTTCAATTCGCTCAATCTTTGCCTTCACCGGCACATCCTGCCCAAACATGCGGATACTTTCCTTGCCCTCGAGAATTGCACGACCCCGCGTTCCCTCAGCCTGGTAGCCAATGAACAAGACCGTGTGGCGTTCATCGGAAAGGCGTTCCTTCAAGTGGTGCAGAATGCGTCCACCGGTGACCATGCCACTGGCGGAAATAATGATTGCTCCCTTTTGAATGTCGTTAATCTCCATTGACTGGTTCCGCGTAACCGACAGGCGCAACTTTTTCGGATGGAACAAGCGAACCCCTGAAAGCGATTGCTTGCGGCAAATCAGGTTCAGGTCACGGATGTGATTGCGATGCACCGTGAGAGCTGAATTGGCCATCGGTGAATCCAGATAGACGGGGACTTCCGGAATTCGTCCAGCCACTTCAAGCTCCCTCAGGACGTAAAGCAGCGTCTGTGACCGCCCAACCGCAAACGAAGGAATGACCAGTACACCATTCCGTTCCAGACTTTCATTGACGACACGGGCCAGCTCATCCGCGGAGAATTCCTCCTTGTGAAGGCGGTCGCCATAAGTTGATTCCATGACGAGGTAGTCGACATTGTAAGCTGCCACCGGAGGACGAAGAATCGCATCCGTAGGGCGCCCCAGATCACCCGAAAAAACAATTTTCCGGGAGTTTCCGTCCCGGTCACTTTTCAGGTCAAGAAAGCCTGCCCCGAGGATGTGCCCGGTATCACGGTACTTTGCGCGGACCTTGGGAGCCGGTTCAAAATGCTCGCCGTAATCAACGGCTTTCAAATACGGCAGGACAGCGCGTGCATCATCTTCCGTAAACAACGGCTTTGCCGGCTTGTGCTTGGAATAGCCTTTCTTATTGGCCCACTTGGCTTCTTCTTCCTGCAAGTGGCCCGTATCCGGTAAAAGAATACCAGCCAGCTCAGCTGTCGCCCGCGTACAATAAATTGGACCGTTGAATCCTTCATTCACAATGGCCGGTAGAAACCCGATGTGATCAATATGCGCGTGAGTGAGAATCACGGCATCAATTGTGGATGGATCGATCGGAAAAGGTTCCCAGTTCTTGAGTCGGTTCTTCTTGGGCCCTTGGAATAACCCACAATCAATCAGAATGCGCGTGTCGTTAACCTCGAGCAGGTGGCGACTTCCTGTAACGGTGCCTGCGGCACCCATAAATGTTAATCGTGTCATAATTTATTGGGGTTTGGGTTCCGGTCCATGTTGTTGCCCGATCAAAATTATCGCAATGATAATTTTGGAATGCGGTGACAAGTGACCGCTTGTGTAGACCGGGATATGTCGCAGCACAGCAAGGACAAGTTCTTCGAATAAGATGGGCAACTGAGGGGAATTCGTACATTAGATATGACATGCCAAAAAAGGATCAACGGCCGAAAATTGTCATGGCGGGAGCCACTGGCTTTGTCGGCACCGCGCTCCGTCGAGCCCTGCGAAGGAAATACCGCTTGGTTTGCCTCACGCGCTCCAAGTCCGCAATTATTCATCGATCCGATCATACCGGTGAAGAGTGGCGCACCTGCGATCTGTTCAGCCTGCTTGAGCTTGAAAAGGCCCTTGTCGGAGCTGACTGCGCCATCTATCTGGTTCATTCAATGATGCCCTCAGCCCGTCTGCTTCAGGGAACCTTCGCCGATCTGGACCTGATCATGGCGGA
Encoded proteins:
- a CDS encoding sugar-transfer associated ATP-grasp domain-containing protein, which codes for MKAIAAKVSEFITLARDGSRHHQRLFLVILFEIIWLRCRYRLMLKEIRLYGLLARDPGPLSLHKDFSARKTIAWMNRVNPPEHRSLVDIKPRFYARCRELGICVPEIYATGQPDPDLLSRLPNRFFAKPAYGAGGDGASAFVRDGTHFHSWDGRKFGDNELLGHLKELARGRELIFQQWIQTHPKLTVLSETALITCRIVTWWPNAHAIEPDILLAYLRIPAKNTIVDNTGYAENGQEMLELDTKTGMPQATWTVHSSGFGIVGSDHVCGERKIPLKALNLPDWGATLELVTNLARTFKNLSTLGWDIGMSENGPIAIEGNTAWGTPLYPSGLHAIAKAMRS
- a CDS encoding glycosyltransferase family 2 protein, which translates into the protein MPKMTPHPANPDLPPLNLLSVVLPARDESGCIEATLRHLHLDLSLQKIPHEIIPVDDGSTDTTWEILQGLSNEIPEIKPVQNKGDNGFGRAIRLGLERMAGDAAVIMMADESDDVRDVAIYWNKLNEGYDCVFGSRFIKGGGTIDYPMVKYFFNRLANFFIRHLFHIRLNDTTNAFKAYRRKVIEGIQPLISPHFNLTVEIPLKAIVRGYTWTVIPITWRNRRTGVAKLKIKEMGSRYFFIIMYVWLEKYFSRGDYLKKGN
- a CDS encoding MBL fold metallo-hydrolase RNA specificity domain-containing protein, with product MTRLTFMGAAGTVTGSRHLLEVNDTRILIDCGLFQGPKKNRLKNWEPFPIDPSTIDAVILTHAHIDHIGFLPAIVNEGFNGPIYCTRATAELAGILLPDTGHLQEEEAKWANKKGYSKHKPAKPLFTEDDARAVLPYLKAVDYGEHFEPAPKVRAKYRDTGHILGAGFLDLKSDRDGNSRKIVFSGDLGRPTDAILRPPVAAYNVDYLVMESTYGDRLHKEEFSADELARVVNESLERNGVLVIPSFAVGRSQTLLYVLRELEVAGRIPEVPVYLDSPMANSALTVHRNHIRDLNLICRKQSLSGVRLFHPKKLRLSVTRNQSMEINDIQKGAIIISASGMVTGGRILHHLKERLSDERHTVLFIGYQAEGTRGRAILEGKESIRMFGQDVPVKAKIERIEGFSGHADYNEMLAWMMGFNKDPEQIFLVHGEPEASKAMAGHIKKQFRWDVTVPKEDDQVLIDF